The Candidatus Delongbacteria bacterium genome has a window encoding:
- a CDS encoding DUF2892 domain-containing protein codes for MNMHAVLRGMAGFFTLLSLALAHWVHPGWLWFTAFVGLNQLQSAFSGWCPAMWMLKKAGVKE; via the coding sequence ATGAACATGCACGCCGTACTACGCGGAATGGCCGGTTTCTTCACCCTGCTCTCGCTGGCACTGGCCCACTGGGTCCACCCGGGCTGGCTCTGGTTCACGGCCTTCGTGGGGCTGAACCAGCTGCAGAGCGCGTTCTCGGGCTGGTGCCCGGCCATGTGGATGCTGAAGAAGGCCGGAGTCAAGGAGTAG
- a CDS encoding protein-tyrosine phosphatase family protein, producing the protein MTDAQRLNFSFVLPGRLAGLAWPFPRREALDSGAFLRSQGIGLLVNLSGEAYDPQQRASLAGIELLDLPVDDFCPPEPAQADHLWARLGALAPGRALALHCAAGMGRTGTLLACLLGRELGLDGPSAVARVRQLRPGSVETVAQEELVERWLQRGTE; encoded by the coding sequence ATGACGGATGCCCAGCGCCTCAACTTCTCCTTCGTGCTGCCCGGCCGGCTGGCCGGACTGGCCTGGCCCTTTCCCCGGCGGGAGGCCCTGGACAGCGGCGCCTTCCTGCGCTCCCAGGGCATCGGCCTGCTGGTCAACCTGAGCGGGGAGGCCTACGACCCGCAGCAGCGCGCCAGCCTGGCTGGCATCGAGCTGCTGGACTTGCCCGTGGACGACTTTTGCCCGCCGGAGCCGGCGCAGGCTGATCACTTGTGGGCGCGGCTGGGCGCGCTGGCGCCCGGCCGAGCTCTGGCCCTGCACTGCGCGGCGGGGATGGGCAGGACGGGCACGCTGCTGGCCTGCCTGCTGGGTCGCGAACTGGGGCTGGACGGCCCCTCCGCCGTGGCCCGGGTGCGTCAGCTGCGGCCGGGCAGCGTGGAAACTGTCGCCCAGGAGGAGCTGGTGGAGCGCTGGCTCCAGCGCGGTACGGAATAA
- a CDS encoding HigA family addiction module antitoxin, giving the protein MIRIPTHRPPTHPGEMLLLEFLQPMGLSQKRLAEGIQVPYQRVNELIRGKRGLTPSTALRLSKFFGNTPDFWLNLQLRWDLFHALRAEQEQLRQIRRFRFTSSAA; this is encoded by the coding sequence ATGATTCGCATACCGACCCATCGGCCCCCGACCCATCCCGGCGAGATGCTGCTGCTGGAGTTCCTGCAACCGATGGGACTTTCGCAGAAGCGGCTGGCTGAGGGCATCCAGGTCCCTTATCAGCGCGTCAACGAGTTGATCCGCGGCAAACGGGGGCTAACTCCCAGCACGGCCCTGCGTTTGTCGAAGTTCTTCGGAAACACGCCCGACTTCTGGCTCAACCTGCAACTGCGGTGGGACCTGTTCCATGCCCTGCGGGCGGAGCAGGAGCAACTGCGGCAGATTCGGCGCTTTCGCTTCACCTCAAGCGCGGCCTGA
- a CDS encoding PG0541 family transporter-associated protein translates to MKMLMAIVDNRRKEEFELVLQKEGVQGWTEIPHVRGMGSTGPRLESAAWPESSAIIQVLVPDERIDALVQMLQRYCSQCREHIKLLHWDVTVVM, encoded by the coding sequence ATGAAGATGCTGATGGCCATCGTCGACAACCGACGCAAGGAAGAGTTCGAACTGGTGCTCCAAAAGGAGGGCGTCCAGGGCTGGACCGAGATCCCCCACGTGCGCGGGATGGGCAGCACGGGTCCGCGGCTGGAGTCCGCGGCCTGGCCGGAGAGCAGCGCGATCATCCAGGTGCTGGTGCCCGACGAGCGCATCGACGCGCTGGTCCAGATGCTGCAGCGCTACTGCAGCCAGTGCCGCGAGCACATCAAACTGCTCCACTGGGATGTTACTGTGGTGATGTAG
- the murI gene encoding glutamate racemase, whose protein sequence is MPSTKPIGIFDSGVGGLTVVARVLELLPREDIIYFGDTARVPYGIRSPRVIREFSREIAAWLVARGVKALVVACNTASAVALPALRELVDIPVIGVVEAGARQAMEATRTGEVAVIGTASTVNSRAYPDAVSRLDAQVRTLSRACPLFVPMVEDGIVEGPVAEAVIRHYLADIRQSRIDTLVLGCTHYPLLQGEMRRALGPELRIVDAAEGTAVELSEILTRLDLATPNLETGRRRYVFSDRTDAFQALARRILPGFMGDMETVDVEGGEFRDALRLLESQAGQA, encoded by the coding sequence ATGCCTTCCACCAAACCCATCGGCATCTTCGATTCCGGCGTGGGCGGCCTGACCGTCGTGGCCCGCGTGCTGGAACTGCTACCCCGCGAGGACATCATTTATTTCGGCGACACGGCCCGCGTGCCCTACGGCATCCGCAGCCCGCGGGTGATCCGCGAATTCAGTCGCGAGATCGCCGCCTGGCTGGTGGCCCGCGGCGTGAAGGCGCTGGTGGTGGCCTGCAACACGGCCAGCGCCGTGGCCCTGCCCGCGCTGCGCGAACTGGTGGACATCCCGGTGATCGGCGTGGTGGAGGCCGGCGCCCGGCAGGCCATGGAAGCCACCCGCACGGGCGAGGTGGCCGTGATCGGCACCGCCTCCACGGTCAACAGCCGCGCCTATCCCGACGCCGTGTCCCGGCTGGACGCCCAGGTGCGCACCCTCTCCCGGGCCTGCCCGCTCTTCGTGCCCATGGTGGAGGACGGCATCGTGGAGGGTCCGGTGGCCGAGGCCGTCATCCGGCACTATCTGGCCGACATTCGCCAGTCGCGCATCGACACGCTGGTGCTGGGCTGCACGCACTATCCCCTGCTGCAGGGCGAGATGCGCCGCGCCCTGGGTCCCGAGCTGCGCATCGTGGACGCCGCCGAGGGCACGGCCGTGGAGTTGTCGGAAATCCTCACCCGGCTGGATCTGGCCACGCCCAACTTGGAGACGGGCCGCCGGCGCTACGTCTTCAGCGACCGCACCGACGCCTTCCAGGCCCTGGCCCGCCGCATCCTGCCCGGCTTCATGGGGGACATGGAGACCGTGGACGTGGAAGGGGGCGAGTTCCGCGACGCGCTGCGCCTGCTGGAGTCTCAAGCAGGCCAGGCGTAG
- a CDS encoding metalloregulator ArsR/SmtB family transcription factor has translation MEREERAQFFTLIAEVLKAMADPLRLQVLSLLMDGERCVGELVRETAGSQANVSKHLGVLRQAGLVRCRREGHSIIYAIDDPGLFEICGVVGRTIERRLSDEQRLLAQSRRLLVNETANGAA, from the coding sequence ATGGAACGGGAGGAACGGGCCCAGTTCTTCACCCTCATCGCCGAGGTGTTGAAGGCCATGGCCGATCCGCTGCGCCTGCAGGTGCTGAGCCTGCTGATGGACGGGGAGCGCTGCGTGGGCGAGCTGGTGCGGGAGACGGCGGGCAGCCAGGCCAACGTCTCCAAGCACCTGGGCGTGCTGCGCCAGGCCGGCCTGGTCCGCTGCCGGCGCGAGGGGCACAGCATCATCTACGCCATCGACGATCCCGGCCTGTTCGAGATCTGCGGCGTGGTGGGGCGGACCATCGAACGGCGTCTCTCCGACGAGCAGCGGCTGCTCGCGCAGTCCCGGCGCCTGCTGGTCAACGAAACGGCGAATGGAGCGGCGTGA
- a CDS encoding flagellin, with protein sequence MSLRINQNSLSIGVHRQLGITQNALDQAVTRLSSGLRVNYAWDDPAGLAVSERMRAQISSMTEAERNANYAINMLATAEGALATIDEKLIRMRSLAVEASNGTMSSLDRSYLDTEFQQLKSEITRIAAVTNYNGLHLIDGTYSEGASGTGAQGIKLHIGTYNVSGEDYYYLHLADMTASGLGLMPVNLLNTAAAQSAIDTMDTVIDTKDTERTRIGSYVSRLQATVQNLQVSKENATASESMIRDADMAEEMSAFTRAQILMQSGISMQAQANQMPSMVAQLLQG encoded by the coding sequence ATGAGTCTGAGAATCAACCAAAACTCGTTGTCCATTGGCGTCCATCGCCAGTTGGGCATCACGCAGAACGCCCTTGATCAGGCGGTCACCCGGCTCTCATCCGGCCTGCGCGTCAACTATGCGTGGGACGATCCGGCGGGACTGGCTGTGTCGGAGCGGATGCGGGCACAGATCTCCAGCATGACGGAGGCGGAGCGCAATGCGAACTACGCCATCAACATGCTGGCCACCGCCGAAGGAGCCCTGGCGACCATCGACGAGAAGCTGATCCGCATGCGGTCCCTGGCCGTGGAAGCCTCGAACGGCACCATGAGCAGCCTGGACCGGAGCTACCTGGACACGGAGTTCCAGCAGCTCAAGAGCGAGATCACGCGCATCGCCGCGGTCACCAACTACAACGGCCTTCACCTGATCGACGGCACCTATTCCGAGGGAGCCTCGGGAACGGGCGCCCAGGGCATCAAGCTGCACATCGGCACCTACAACGTGTCCGGTGAGGACTATTACTACCTGCATCTGGCCGACATGACCGCCTCCGGTCTGGGCCTCATGCCGGTGAATCTGTTGAACACGGCTGCCGCCCAAAGCGCCATCGACACCATGGACACGGTCATCGACACCAAGGACACCGAACGCACACGCATCGGCTCCTATGTCTCCCGCTTGCAGGCCACGGTGCAAAACCTGCAGGTCTCCAAGGAGAACGCCACGGCATCGGAGAGCATGATCCGGGATGCGGACATGGCGGAGGAAATGTCGGCCTTCACCCGGGCCCAGATCCTCATGCAGTCCGGCATCTCCATGCAGGCGCAAGCCAACCAGATGCCCTCCATGGTGGCCCAGCTGCTGCAAGGCTGA
- a CDS encoding TolC family protein, whose translation MLRWKGASPGRLLALLLAGSWGWMAGPALAAEGSLSLEQALRLGREHSPAVQAADARARGAAQLRWEGLGYLLPKVDLQEVAIRSEQPGEVFGLMMNRREAVMDLIAANSLMFSQGQPYVADLVNPDPMNTYITRVTAEMPLFAGGQIVNRVRQADLMADAQELKSERERRQVDFDVATAWTNLAKAREYRDLLERARATTKAHVEMARDYQDVGFLVASDVLRAEVQLSQMNELVLRAENGAALAQAALNFQLGLDLRTMHKLEATPAQPETGDELGAWTEQALGSRPDLAAARKQLKAGELEEWVAGAAFLPTLGVQAGYDWYDDTAFGTAEGSYSVKAALTFNVFRGGSDRARFARARQEYRAGSQDVARFQEGVRLELQQHWGDLQTARLSQQAAAQALTAGRENLRVVEDRFREGVSRMIDLLDAETALREAEVRELVARYDGHMAGFRLRHAAGQEIVKLEEEMSK comes from the coding sequence ATGCTTCGGTGGAAGGGAGCGAGCCCCGGACGGCTGCTTGCACTGCTGCTGGCAGGGTCCTGGGGATGGATGGCCGGCCCCGCGCTGGCCGCCGAAGGCAGCCTGAGTCTGGAACAGGCCCTGCGGTTGGGCCGCGAGCATTCACCGGCCGTGCAGGCCGCCGACGCCCGGGCGCGCGGCGCCGCCCAGCTGCGCTGGGAAGGGCTGGGCTATCTGCTGCCCAAAGTGGATCTGCAGGAAGTGGCCATCCGCAGCGAGCAGCCGGGCGAGGTCTTCGGCCTGATGATGAACCGGCGCGAGGCGGTGATGGACCTGATCGCCGCCAACAGCCTGATGTTCAGCCAGGGCCAGCCCTACGTCGCCGATCTGGTCAACCCGGATCCCATGAACACCTACATCACGCGTGTCACGGCGGAGATGCCGCTGTTCGCCGGCGGGCAGATCGTCAACCGCGTGCGCCAGGCCGACCTGATGGCCGACGCCCAGGAGTTGAAGAGCGAGCGCGAGCGCCGGCAGGTGGACTTCGACGTGGCCACGGCCTGGACCAACCTGGCCAAGGCCCGCGAGTACCGCGACCTGCTGGAACGCGCCCGCGCCACCACCAAGGCCCACGTGGAGATGGCCCGCGACTATCAGGACGTGGGCTTTCTGGTAGCCAGCGACGTGTTGCGCGCCGAGGTCCAGCTCTCCCAGATGAACGAACTGGTGCTGCGGGCGGAGAACGGCGCCGCGCTGGCCCAGGCGGCGCTCAACTTCCAGCTCGGGCTGGACCTGCGCACCATGCACAAGCTTGAAGCCACGCCCGCGCAGCCGGAAACCGGCGACGAACTGGGCGCCTGGACGGAGCAGGCGCTCGGCAGCCGGCCGGATCTGGCCGCAGCGCGCAAGCAGCTCAAGGCCGGCGAGCTGGAGGAGTGGGTGGCGGGCGCCGCCTTCCTGCCCACCCTGGGCGTGCAGGCCGGCTACGACTGGTACGACGACACGGCCTTCGGCACCGCCGAGGGCAGCTACTCGGTCAAGGCCGCCCTCACCTTCAACGTGTTCCGCGGCGGCAGCGACCGCGCCCGCTTCGCCCGCGCCCGGCAGGAGTACCGCGCCGGTAGTCAGGACGTGGCGCGCTTCCAGGAGGGCGTGCGGCTGGAACTGCAGCAGCACTGGGGCGACCTGCAGACCGCGCGGCTTAGCCAGCAGGCGGCGGCCCAGGCCCTGACGGCCGGGCGCGAGAATCTGCGCGTGGTGGAGGACCGCTTCCGCGAAGGTGTCTCACGCATGATCGACCTGCTGGATGCCGAGACCGCCCTGCGCGAGGCCGAAGTGCGCGAACTGGTGGCCCGCTACGACGGCCACATGGCGGGCTTCCGCCTGCGTCACGCCGCCGGCCAGGAAATCGTCAAGCTCGAAGAGGAGATGTCCAAATGA
- a CDS encoding efflux RND transporter permease subunit produces the protein MSEHNPNLPDEEQRVAGPGAEGSAPEVPSMSELQREALRVKMNRRSIGISGRIAGAFLDSKLTPLLVVAALLLGFFAVAVTPREEEPQIKVPMVDVMLGFPGASAKEVEQRVMTPAEKLIYEIENVEYVYSTSMPSGGMVVVRFKVGTDPDQAVLRVHAKLMGAMDRMPAGTLPPLVKLVTIDDVPAAAYTLWGPGKSPGELRSVADELSALLTRHDRVAQTTVLGGQQRVVRITFDKNRLSSFNASLLQAWQALQGANWSLPAGNMASLDRELEVQVGDFLHTADEVRDVVVGVYQGRPVYVRDVAEVTDGPEDPVQYVWMGTGPAAGEKGVQPGMDTPAVTIAVSKKPGTNAVALVADLDRLIEGQKGRVIPGDVIITKTRDYGATAGEKSNELIFHVLLATISVVLLMGLMLGRKEAVVVLVAVPVTLALTLAASYFFGYTLNRVTLFALIFSIGILVDDAIVVVENVHRHYQLKWTGARHATIFGVDEVGNPTILATFTVIAALMPLAFVSGLMGPYMRPIPVNASAAMFFSLVVAFVVSPWLTYRLFNRNAAKDGAGVQHQPHDETEQESRFHRAYADLMRPLLRKPKVRWLALGGVVTLLLLSMALVPMRAVLVKMMPYDNKSELQIVIDAPEGFTLERTNAAARDMAQLLNSLPEVTDYQVYVGTSAPFNFNGLVRHYYLRRAANQADIQVNLVDKHLRDQPSHEFAKAVRELLKPVAERHGVNLKVAEVPPGPPVLSTMVAEVYGPDDRQRVEVARQVRDIMQATEGIVDVDWMVEENAPRAELVIDREKAMRSGVTAEMISRTLRVALAGADAGLLHVERERGAVPLRLQLDRGQRSRVEDLLDLTIHAADGRMVPLAELVRVEERQRESWLYHKNLQPVTYVLGEVAGSAESPVYGILNMNSRVEAITAHDGTPLEVMSTHMPENSQRYALKWDGEWHITYEVFRDMGIAFAVVMVLIYVLVVGWFGSFITPLIIMAPIPLTLIGILPGHAVLGVFFTATSMIGFIALAGIIVRNSILLVDFINLELRSGEELENAVMKAGAVRFRPILLTALALVVGAGVIYLDPIFQGLAVSLIAGVLVSTALTLVVIPLLYYMYLKAAGTAVVMDQE, from the coding sequence ATGAGCGAGCACAATCCCAACCTGCCGGACGAGGAGCAGCGGGTGGCCGGTCCCGGAGCCGAGGGCTCCGCGCCAGAGGTCCCCTCCATGTCTGAGCTGCAGCGCGAGGCGCTGCGCGTGAAGATGAACCGGCGCAGCATCGGCATCTCCGGCCGGATCGCCGGCGCCTTCCTGGACTCGAAACTGACGCCCCTGCTGGTGGTGGCCGCCCTGCTGCTGGGCTTCTTCGCCGTGGCCGTGACGCCGCGCGAGGAGGAGCCGCAGATCAAGGTCCCGATGGTGGACGTGATGCTGGGCTTCCCGGGCGCCAGCGCCAAGGAAGTCGAGCAGCGGGTGATGACGCCCGCCGAGAAACTGATCTACGAGATCGAAAACGTGGAATACGTCTACTCCACGTCCATGCCCTCCGGCGGCATGGTGGTCGTGCGCTTCAAGGTGGGCACCGATCCCGACCAGGCCGTGCTGCGCGTGCACGCCAAGTTGATGGGCGCCATGGATCGCATGCCGGCGGGCACGCTGCCGCCGCTGGTCAAGCTGGTCACCATCGACGACGTGCCGGCCGCGGCCTACACGCTCTGGGGTCCGGGCAAATCCCCGGGCGAGCTGCGCAGCGTGGCCGACGAGCTCAGCGCCCTGCTGACCCGGCACGACCGCGTGGCCCAGACCACGGTGCTGGGTGGCCAGCAGCGCGTGGTCAGGATCACCTTCGACAAGAACCGGCTCAGCTCATTCAACGCCAGCCTCCTGCAGGCCTGGCAGGCGCTGCAGGGCGCCAACTGGAGCCTGCCCGCCGGCAACATGGCCAGCCTGGACCGCGAGCTGGAGGTGCAGGTGGGCGACTTCCTGCACACGGCCGACGAGGTCCGCGACGTGGTGGTGGGCGTCTACCAGGGCCGGCCGGTCTACGTGCGCGACGTGGCCGAGGTGACGGACGGTCCCGAGGATCCCGTCCAGTACGTCTGGATGGGCACCGGCCCGGCCGCCGGCGAGAAGGGCGTGCAGCCGGGGATGGACACGCCCGCGGTGACCATCGCCGTCTCCAAGAAGCCCGGCACCAACGCCGTGGCGCTGGTGGCCGACCTGGACCGCCTGATCGAGGGCCAGAAGGGCCGCGTGATCCCGGGCGACGTGATCATCACCAAGACCCGCGACTACGGCGCCACGGCCGGCGAGAAGTCCAACGAGCTGATCTTCCACGTCCTGCTGGCCACGATTTCCGTGGTGCTCCTGATGGGCCTGATGCTGGGCAGGAAAGAGGCCGTGGTGGTGCTGGTGGCCGTGCCGGTGACGCTGGCGCTGACGCTCGCGGCCAGCTATTTCTTCGGCTACACGCTGAACCGTGTCACGCTCTTCGCGCTGATCTTCTCCATCGGCATCCTGGTGGACGACGCCATCGTGGTGGTGGAGAACGTCCACCGGCACTACCAGCTCAAGTGGACGGGCGCGCGCCACGCGACGATCTTTGGGGTGGACGAGGTGGGCAACCCCACCATCCTGGCGACCTTCACGGTGATCGCCGCGCTGATGCCGCTGGCCTTCGTGAGCGGCCTGATGGGGCCCTACATGCGGCCCATCCCGGTCAACGCCTCGGCGGCCATGTTCTTCAGCCTGGTGGTGGCCTTCGTGGTCTCCCCCTGGCTGACCTACCGGCTGTTCAACCGCAACGCGGCCAAGGACGGCGCGGGCGTCCAGCATCAGCCGCACGACGAGACCGAGCAGGAGAGCCGCTTCCACCGGGCCTACGCCGACCTGATGCGGCCGCTGCTGCGCAAGCCCAAGGTGCGCTGGCTGGCCCTGGGCGGCGTGGTGACCCTGCTGCTGCTCTCCATGGCCCTGGTGCCCATGCGGGCCGTGCTGGTGAAGATGATGCCCTACGACAACAAGAGTGAGCTGCAGATCGTCATCGACGCCCCCGAGGGCTTCACGCTGGAGCGCACCAACGCCGCGGCGCGCGACATGGCCCAACTGTTGAACTCGCTGCCCGAAGTCACCGACTACCAGGTGTACGTGGGCACCAGCGCGCCCTTCAACTTCAACGGACTGGTCCGCCACTACTACCTGCGGCGGGCCGCCAACCAGGCGGACATCCAGGTCAACCTGGTGGACAAGCACCTGCGCGACCAGCCCAGCCACGAGTTCGCCAAGGCCGTGCGCGAGCTGCTCAAGCCCGTGGCCGAGCGCCACGGCGTGAACCTGAAGGTGGCCGAGGTGCCGCCCGGACCGCCCGTGCTCTCCACCATGGTGGCCGAGGTCTACGGACCCGACGACCGGCAGCGCGTGGAAGTGGCGCGCCAGGTGCGCGACATCATGCAGGCCACGGAGGGCATCGTCGACGTGGACTGGATGGTGGAGGAGAACGCCCCGCGGGCCGAGCTGGTCATCGACCGCGAGAAGGCCATGCGCAGCGGGGTCACGGCGGAGATGATCTCCCGCACTCTGCGCGTGGCCCTGGCCGGCGCGGACGCCGGGTTGCTGCACGTGGAGCGCGAGCGCGGCGCCGTGCCGCTGCGCCTGCAGCTGGACCGCGGCCAGCGCAGCCGCGTGGAGGACCTGCTGGACCTGACCATCCACGCCGCCGACGGGCGGATGGTGCCCCTGGCCGAGCTGGTGCGCGTGGAGGAGCGGCAGCGCGAGAGCTGGCTGTATCACAAGAACCTCCAGCCCGTCACCTACGTGCTGGGCGAGGTGGCCGGCAGCGCCGAGTCGCCGGTCTACGGCATCCTCAACATGAACTCCCGCGTGGAGGCCATCACGGCCCACGACGGCACGCCGCTGGAGGTGATGAGCACGCACATGCCGGAGAACAGCCAGCGCTACGCGCTCAAGTGGGACGGCGAGTGGCACATCACCTACGAGGTCTTCCGCGACATGGGCATCGCCTTCGCCGTTGTGATGGTGCTGATCTACGTGTTGGTGGTGGGGTGGTTCGGCTCCTTCATCACGCCGCTGATCATCATGGCGCCCATCCCGCTCACGCTGATCGGCATCCTGCCCGGCCACGCCGTGCTGGGCGTCTTCTTCACGGCCACCTCGATGATCGGCTTCATCGCGCTGGCGGGGATCATCGTGCGCAATTCCATCCTGCTGGTGGACTTCATCAACCTGGAGCTGCGCAGCGGCGAGGAGCTGGAGAACGCCGTGATGAAGGCGGGCGCCGTGCGCTTCCGGCCCATCCTGCTGACGGCCCTGGCGCTGGTGGTGGGCGCGGGCGTGATCTACCTCGACCCGATCTTCCAGGGCCTGGCGGTCTCGCTGATCGCCGGCGTGCTGGTGTCCACGGCGCTCACCCTCGTGGTGATCCCGCTGCTCTACTACATGTACCTGAAGGCGGCGGGCACCGCCGTCGTCATGGACCAGGAGTGA
- a CDS encoding efflux RND transporter periplasmic adaptor subunit produces MKTLRNLSVAALAALTVLLIGCGKEHEKSVTPALAPVKAGLVTVEALSAPRPIELQGVVMPEQETFLSSRAMGPVVKVLASAGDRVRKGDLLLDIQQDLSHGQLAQAQGAQAQAQAALSLAQRNFERFQKLHEKASCSELELDMARMQYEQAKGAVAQAQGAVAAAGSVAEESAVRAPFDAVVVERMVNLGDLCAPGRPLLRLQSQSGRRLVLSVREADAPHVKVGMALPVTLDSRPDLGVIQGRVVEIVPAADMATHTLSVRVELASSQVMSGLSGKAVLPGAARQSLLVPAAAILQTGGLSLAVVVDDQGLARTRAVTVGATQGERLEVLSGLNAGDRLVSPLRAPITDGTPIQAN; encoded by the coding sequence ATGAAGACGCTGCGGAATCTGTCCGTCGCCGCGCTGGCGGCCCTAACCGTGCTGCTGATCGGCTGCGGCAAGGAGCACGAAAAATCGGTGACGCCCGCCCTGGCGCCGGTCAAGGCCGGACTGGTCACGGTGGAGGCCTTAAGCGCGCCCCGGCCCATCGAGCTGCAGGGCGTGGTGATGCCCGAGCAGGAGACCTTCCTCTCCAGCCGCGCCATGGGTCCGGTGGTCAAGGTGCTGGCCTCCGCCGGCGACCGCGTGCGCAAGGGCGACCTGCTGCTGGACATCCAGCAGGACTTGAGCCACGGCCAGCTGGCCCAGGCCCAGGGCGCCCAGGCCCAGGCCCAGGCCGCGCTCTCGCTGGCGCAGCGCAACTTCGAGCGCTTCCAGAAACTTCACGAGAAGGCCTCCTGCTCCGAGCTGGAGCTGGACATGGCCCGTATGCAATACGAGCAAGCCAAAGGCGCCGTGGCCCAGGCCCAGGGCGCCGTGGCGGCCGCGGGCAGCGTGGCCGAGGAGAGCGCCGTGCGCGCCCCCTTCGACGCTGTGGTGGTGGAGCGGATGGTCAACCTGGGCGACCTCTGCGCCCCGGGCCGGCCGCTGCTGCGCCTGCAGTCCCAGTCCGGCCGCCGGCTGGTGCTCTCCGTCCGCGAGGCCGACGCGCCCCACGTGAAAGTGGGCATGGCCCTGCCCGTGACCCTGGACAGCCGGCCCGACCTGGGCGTGATCCAGGGCCGCGTGGTGGAGATCGTCCCCGCCGCCGACATGGCCACCCACACGCTCAGCGTCCGCGTCGAGCTGGCCTCCAGCCAGGTGATGAGCGGCCTGAGCGGCAAGGCCGTCCTGCCCGGCGCTGCCCGGCAGTCCCTGCTGGTGCCCGCCGCGGCGATCCTCCAGACCGGCGGCCTGAGCCTGGCCGTGGTGGTGGACGACCAGGGCCTGGCGCGCACCCGGGCAGTCACTGTGGGCGCGACCCAGGGCGAGCGGCTGGAAGTGCTGAGCGGACTGAACGCCGGCGACCGGCTGGTGAGCCCGCTGCGCGCGCCCATCACCGACGGCACGCCCATCCAGGCCAACTAA